Proteins from a genomic interval of Candidatus Eremiobacterota bacterium:
- a CDS encoding protein kinase yields MPQYCTECGRDNNETSKFCSVCGALLEGLSTAPLVKPATVLDDRYEIISVVKAGGMGCIYKARDQRLKEVVAVKKMSSPHPSPEEQKKAEERFEEEARFLFKLHHNGLPNVSDFFTDKDPDTGKPAHFLIMTFIEGADLETLMEGQGRKPLPVEKVISIAGQILEILKYLHSQDPPLIYRDLNARNVMLKDDKIFLVDFGIARVFRPHQKGTAIGTPGYAAPEQYKGFADPRSDLYSLGVLMHYLLTGIDPEDPSRPPHRFEPAMKINNTVPAALNALVMALLDNIIENRPGSAQKVEELLKTALTDKADTLISHASPAIATPQQIKPVNPMQTESRRKQTVIVSPDEINTKKPQGIHEEILIALVSVAILLIVGLISYSIFRMAIDSASKARKKEGKRGSLTVLAASEGELNKYLKILKDKGIEAQAGSEDTYENKGILGYVVVGSFRTELAKSVTEYLKANNYRSALMPPDRNGFSTVQIGDHYKSRDSADTVVKRLQNELSVKFHTEPLYEQAKVTRFYLVINDVDEKKAGDIISLLKVRSEDAKLEISP; encoded by the coding sequence ATGCCTCAGTATTGCACCGAATGCGGCAGGGACAACAATGAGACGTCAAAGTTCTGCTCTGTATGCGGAGCACTCCTTGAAGGCCTGAGCACTGCCCCCCTGGTAAAGCCCGCCACTGTCCTGGATGATCGCTACGAGATTATCAGCGTGGTGAAAGCAGGCGGGATGGGCTGCATCTACAAAGCCCGCGACCAGCGCCTCAAAGAGGTGGTTGCGGTGAAAAAGATGAGCTCACCGCATCCTTCCCCAGAGGAGCAGAAGAAGGCGGAGGAGCGCTTCGAGGAAGAAGCCCGCTTCCTTTTCAAGCTGCATCACAATGGCCTCCCCAATGTCAGCGATTTCTTCACCGATAAGGACCCGGATACCGGTAAACCTGCTCATTTTCTTATCATGACTTTTATTGAAGGCGCTGATCTGGAGACATTGATGGAAGGACAGGGGCGCAAGCCTCTCCCTGTGGAGAAAGTCATTTCCATAGCGGGGCAGATACTGGAAATACTCAAGTACCTGCACTCTCAGGATCCCCCCCTGATTTATCGTGATCTCAATGCCCGTAATGTGATGCTGAAAGACGATAAGATATTTCTCGTTGACTTCGGTATCGCCCGAGTCTTCAGGCCCCATCAGAAGGGCACTGCAATAGGCACCCCCGGCTATGCGGCACCTGAGCAGTACAAGGGATTTGCGGATCCCAGGAGCGATCTCTATTCCCTTGGAGTGTTAATGCATTACCTTCTCACGGGGATTGATCCCGAGGATCCTTCCCGGCCTCCTCACCGCTTTGAGCCGGCGATGAAGATAAACAACACGGTTCCCGCCGCTCTGAACGCCCTTGTCATGGCTCTCCTGGATAATATCATCGAAAACCGCCCCGGGTCGGCACAGAAGGTGGAAGAGCTGCTGAAGACAGCTCTCACAGATAAGGCTGACACTCTCATCAGCCACGCGTCTCCGGCAATAGCGACTCCTCAGCAGATAAAACCCGTCAATCCGATGCAGACTGAATCCAGGAGGAAACAGACCGTCATTGTCAGCCCCGACGAGATAAATACGAAGAAACCACAGGGCATACATGAGGAAATATTGATTGCGCTTGTCTCCGTTGCGATTTTGCTCATTGTCGGCCTTATTTCTTATAGTATTTTCAGGATGGCTATCGATTCAGCTTCCAAAGCCCGCAAGAAAGAGGGGAAAAGGGGATCTCTCACTGTGCTTGCTGCTTCAGAGGGCGAGCTCAATAAATATCTGAAAATTCTTAAGGATAAGGGAATTGAAGCGCAGGCCGGCTCAGAAGATACCTATGAGAATAAGGGGATACTGGGCTATGTGGTCGTGGGAAGCTTCAGGACCGAGCTTGCGAAGTCCGTCACAGAATATCTCAAGGCCAATAACTACAGGTCAGCCCTCATGCCGCCCGACAGGAATGGCTTCTCAACGGTCCAGATAGGCGATCACTACAAGAGCAGGGACTCTGCTGACACTGTAGTGAAGAGGCTCCAGAATGAGCTTTCAGTGAAATTTCACACCGAGCCACTCTATGAGCAGGCAAAAGTAACCCGCTTCTATCTTGTCATAAATGATGTGGATGAAAAAAAGGCCGGCGACATCATCTCTCTTCTGAAAGTGAGATCTGAAGATGCGAAGCTCGAAATATCGCCATGA
- a CDS encoding PQQ-binding-like beta-propeller repeat protein, whose product MRSSKYRHEVSQPYQGAILHHLMMVLLLFLLSIPAEAVELPAPPFRKSWACEVGKKLGEQPGYYVLSNGALCFTAYQSFGAIDFSSGKILWKQSLKNQAVLTADCEDDRFYVALGKKASFSDEHQSGKEQIVAFDPRSGKELLDIPLDGIDCKPALEAHILYCVFADNTMKAIDLNTRTALWTIPVKDFNKREKSRYFRNEKSLTVVKPNIFIKNDHRLFCADCRTGIIQWKYDIKDAYWHYSTDEKGAHVYLAHENEVISIDGRDGKLEWAVSIHSAVDGSPVSSGGLIILTSRDFMLYALQADNGRIKWTYELSKSPRSRIREPLVQNDTVIAAVNSKMLAFTMSGEKLWEFDTEVYDLWGIIFVDDGFLFSSGHEILRYSMGTPPEIPSTAKERRILAEELVSRFDRLGEDERWILGKLGDEAFEALLPSAKKRLQAFDRTPPEKTASWRDYYRNVDDRSEEYRRFDRALGVLQNTVSSAHTPELFSLLSMAQKDTAKYAILKVISTKGDEKLTIPFFLDVLRAGGRKDKKTFDYLYTTALYAVADSKYQAAVDYLIGELARPQSPVRHTAYLSLGSTGGERGARAILAARDTSLTIPTIESYAKFYELGPEVSRTETNIFDDRLAQVRKDRNGTKWGLAQSYVLGSLQDAWILKFDGKEWKEPLFTGKTIRELDMEKSDWISTLALNGDMRKDSDGDGWTDEVEKRLGTDPLNKDTDGDGLMDSIDKNPLAAPRALSETEKVLRAAFEGRFCFSSGDGFRVPCLVKLPEGIEPLELIGYDWLIIPEKKGEKSPLEKAMAVVDRLGVAVVSFAMPPSDFDGNILRENKEGRFILWNKDNTEAKLLISTNYGNLNASDTEIHLKKFGDDWIVVKMRVISVS is encoded by the coding sequence ATGCGAAGCTCGAAATATCGCCATGAGGTATCGCAGCCCTATCAGGGGGCCATCCTGCACCATCTGATGATGGTACTGCTCCTTTTCCTGCTCTCAATTCCCGCTGAAGCGGTCGAGCTGCCTGCACCTCCCTTCAGGAAATCCTGGGCCTGCGAAGTGGGAAAGAAGCTTGGCGAGCAGCCCGGGTACTATGTCCTCAGCAATGGAGCATTGTGCTTTACTGCATACCAATCCTTTGGTGCCATTGACTTTTCTTCCGGAAAGATCCTCTGGAAACAATCCCTCAAGAACCAGGCCGTGCTGACCGCGGACTGCGAAGATGACAGATTTTATGTAGCGCTCGGGAAAAAGGCTTCCTTTTCCGATGAGCACCAATCAGGGAAAGAGCAGATCGTAGCCTTTGATCCCCGCTCCGGGAAAGAGTTATTGGATATCCCGCTTGACGGGATTGACTGCAAGCCTGCCCTAGAGGCCCATATATTGTATTGCGTCTTTGCTGACAATACGATGAAGGCGATTGATCTGAACACGCGGACGGCGCTCTGGACGATACCGGTTAAGGATTTCAACAAAAGAGAGAAGAGCCGATACTTCAGAAATGAAAAAAGCCTCACGGTGGTAAAGCCAAATATTTTCATCAAGAATGATCACAGACTGTTCTGCGCAGACTGCCGTACAGGCATTATTCAATGGAAGTATGATATCAAAGATGCCTATTGGCACTATTCAACGGATGAGAAGGGAGCGCATGTCTATCTCGCTCATGAGAATGAGGTCATATCGATTGATGGGCGGGATGGAAAGCTGGAATGGGCTGTCTCGATTCATAGTGCTGTTGATGGATCCCCGGTTTCCAGCGGAGGCCTTATTATTCTTACCAGCCGCGATTTTATGCTCTATGCACTGCAGGCCGACAACGGGAGAATCAAATGGACCTATGAGCTTTCCAAATCACCGCGGTCGCGTATCAGAGAGCCTCTTGTCCAAAATGATACCGTCATTGCGGCAGTTAACAGCAAGATGCTCGCCTTTACGATGTCAGGAGAGAAACTCTGGGAGTTTGACACTGAAGTCTATGATCTCTGGGGCATTATATTTGTGGACGATGGATTCCTCTTCTCATCGGGCCATGAAATCCTGCGATATTCCATGGGCACACCACCTGAAATCCCCTCCACGGCAAAGGAAAGACGAATCCTCGCCGAAGAGCTTGTCTCCCGCTTTGACCGCCTGGGAGAAGATGAGAGGTGGATCCTGGGTAAACTGGGTGACGAAGCCTTCGAAGCCCTTCTGCCATCAGCAAAAAAGCGATTGCAGGCATTCGACAGGACACCTCCGGAAAAGACGGCGTCCTGGAGAGATTATTACCGGAATGTCGATGACAGGAGCGAGGAATACCGCAGGTTTGATCGTGCCCTTGGTGTGCTTCAAAACACCGTGAGCAGCGCGCATACGCCCGAGCTCTTTTCCCTGTTATCGATGGCACAGAAGGACACCGCAAAGTACGCGATCCTGAAAGTCATCTCCACAAAGGGGGATGAGAAGCTTACGATCCCATTCTTCCTTGATGTGCTGAGGGCGGGCGGCAGGAAGGATAAAAAAACCTTCGATTATCTTTATACCACCGCTCTTTATGCCGTTGCGGATTCGAAGTATCAGGCCGCCGTTGATTATCTCATCGGGGAGCTTGCCAGACCTCAATCCCCTGTTCGGCACACCGCATACTTGAGCCTGGGGAGCACAGGGGGCGAGCGGGGAGCGCGGGCAATACTCGCCGCCAGAGACACCTCCCTCACGATTCCAACAATCGAGAGCTATGCAAAGTTCTATGAACTTGGTCCGGAGGTCAGCAGGACCGAAACCAATATTTTTGACGACCGATTGGCCCAGGTGAGAAAAGATCGCAATGGGACAAAGTGGGGGCTTGCGCAGTCATATGTTCTCGGCTCCCTGCAGGATGCCTGGATTTTGAAATTCGACGGCAAGGAGTGGAAGGAGCCGCTCTTCACCGGGAAGACAATCAGAGAGCTTGATATGGAAAAAAGCGATTGGATTTCCACGCTGGCTCTCAACGGCGACATGAGAAAAGACAGCGACGGCGACGGATGGACCGATGAAGTGGAGAAGCGCCTGGGCACCGATCCGCTCAATAAGGACACCGACGGGGACGGCCTCATGGACAGTATCGACAAAAATCCCCTCGCAGCGCCACGGGCTTTGAGCGAAACTGAAAAAGTTCTGAGAGCCGCCTTTGAGGGCAGGTTCTGCTTCTCATCCGGTGATGGATTCAGGGTTCCCTGCCTGGTGAAGCTTCCCGAAGGCATCGAGCCGCTGGAGCTCATCGGGTATGACTGGCTCATCATCCCGGAAAAGAAGGGAGAGAAGAGCCCTCTCGAAAAGGCCATGGCTGTCGTGGATCGCCTGGGTGTCGCAGTGGTGAGCTTTGCCATGCCCCCGAGTGACTTTGATGGAAATATCCTGCGTGAAAACAAAGAAGGCAGGTTCATTCTCTGGAACAAGGACAATACGGAAGCAAAGCTGCTTATCTCAACGAATTACGGTAATCTCAACGCCTCGGACACTGAGATTCATCTCAAAAAATTCGGCGACGACTGGATCGTGGTAAAAATGCGGGTTATCAGTGTTTCCTGA